The Humulus lupulus chromosome 7, drHumLupu1.1, whole genome shotgun sequence region TTCTTTATGAAAACTGGTTAGTTTTTGTTTAGTAAAAAACTCATTTTCCCTTTTGTTCATTTAATCACAAGGCGGCTGTAAAGCGAATCCTTGTTGGGAAATTTGGGACATGTGCTGGGCAAGCTTGCATAACAATCGATTATGTTCTAGTGGAAAAGAAATTCCAGCCCATATTGGTAAGAAAACAAGAGCTTTCTCACATTTTCTGATGTACCAAACAAGCATATGGTTAAAATCATCTGTTCTTGTTGTTTAGGTGGACTTAATGATGACCATCACTAGGCAAATGTTTGGAGACAATCCCCAAGAGTCAAATTGCATGGCCAGGATAGTTAACAAGCAAAATTTCTTGAGACTGAAAAATCTTTTGGCTGATCCTGCTGTTAAATCTTCAATTGTTTATGGTGGCAAAATCGATGAGCAAAACTTGTAATGACAGAAACTACAAGCCTTTTTGGTTGATGACATCAGCATTTGTTTAGTGACAAAATCATAACTTTGGTCAAATTTTATGTCAGGTTCATCGAGCCAACGATCTTGGTAGACCCTCCATTTGAATCCGAACTCATGACAGAAGAGATCTTTGGCCCGTTGCTTCCAATCATCACGGTGAAGATCATGAAAAGACAGTGCTTTTCTTTCTTGTGTTTGAAACAATAACTGACATAACTACTTTTTTCTTGCTTGGACAGTTGGAGAAGATTGAAGATAGCATTGAATTCATAAAGCTAAGGCCTAAACCACTTGCTATTTATGCCTTCACCAAGAGCAAAACACTGGAGAGAAGACTCATATCAGAAACATCTTCAGGGAGTGTGACATTCAATGATGCCATAATTCAAGTACTTTCTTTTTAACTTTTTCATTCTCTTTCTTTACACAAAAAATGAAGAATTTATATAATTTTAGCtccctctatttttttttttcaataccaATTTGGACCCTTGTTATcaaacaattacaaataaataatggtaCCCTTAACTCAACAATTTAGACTCTTTCTTCTCACTTTTTATCTTTCTCCTCCCACGAACTCGGTATGCCATAGGAGACCAACAATAAAAATCTAGACCATTCTGAGTTGAGGGTACCAATTTTTACTAATTTACAAAACAGATAGTCCTGGTTGTAATTGTTCGAAATTAAGGTGTCGTTTGGTTGGAGAGAATGAAAGTAGAGAAATATGAAAGGGAATGGGAAAAAGAATAGTAATGgaatgaaataaaaattaatataaataaaaaaaaattattaaatttttttcagTCTTGCATTGTAATAGTCTTTCCTtcaattttcaaataaaatagtCATTCCACCAAAAAGTTGGAAAAACCATTCCATTGTAATGACATTCCAATACACTAAAAtgcaaccatacaaaaaaatggAATGAAAATTGATTCTTTTCCATTCTATTCTATTCTATTCTATTACCCCTAACCAAACATCACCTAAGAGTTCAAACTGGTATAAAAAACACAGTGAGGCCTAAAATGATGAAATCCCGATCCAAGTTTTAACACTTTTAGCATTGCAGCATGGGTTTTGTTAACATTGGGTTATTTCTTATGGCTGCTACAAAATGCAGTATGCTGCAGATGCAATCCCTTTTGGAGGGGTTGGAGAGAGTGGGATGGGAAGGTACCATGGAAAGTTCTCTTTTGATACATTCAGCCATGAAAAAGCAGTGGTAAGAAGAAGCTTCTTCTCTGATTTTTGGTTCAGATACCCTCCATGGAATGACCACAAGCTTCAACTCTTTCGTGTTACTTACAACTATGATTACTTGGGTATTGTTCTTGTGATTCTTGGCTTGAAGAGAGCCAGAAAGAGCTCACACTGTTCCATCTAAGAAAATAGAAGTAAATCTCTATTTGGATACATTATACAATCATATATAGTTTTCATCTCAGTTGTATTATTGTGTGTTtttgttaattattattatatattgacTAAAGATAAATGGCAATAATTTATGTCTGATTAAGCATAATATTAGTGTATtgtattggttttttttttgggAATAAATTTATGTTATTCATAATGTATAGAATGGAGAGAGATTTCTTCCAACTAACAAAACTCATTGTCTAGCCAAAGAGTATGCAAAGATACTCTTGGAAATTAGACAAAAGAATTTTCAAATCGAAATAACTAATACTAAAATAATTTAATAGGTTGAAATATATATTGACTAAGCCAAAAACAAGTGAAAAAGAGTTAGAGAAATTTCCGCAAGAAGAAGATCAAATCTTGAGCATAAAAACAAAGGTCCTTTGGCTGGCCCTTGattaaaattttagaaataaaattagTTTTTAGCATTAGGGGTCTAATGAAAGTCTACTCTTTGGTTAGACCCATTAATTTTGTCTAGGTATATTGAGtgtaataaaataacaaacaaccacatccaataattaaaaattatctATTAAGATAGCTAAAATTTCTTATGACCCAAAGTGACTTGTTAGAAAGTCACTAGCGATCAGATTACAGTTTTAAAACAATTAATCTTGTGTGTTGACTACCAATTTAGTAAACCTACAAATAAGCACAACAAAACAAGCCTACGAACATGCACAAAATATGCCAGAGATAGCACATACTCATATTAGGACTTGAGGAGATACATACATTTTGGCTTAAGCAATAGCCAAGAGATAAAACCAAAATTTTTGTGTTTATTGTATTGGTTTGTAATAGTGGATATGCTATATTATTAATAAAGCCAAGTTAAATTGTTGATATAAAATTTTAGCACCATGTTTGTACTCTTTCTCAATATAAAGCCTTGTGCAAAAacagaaaaaataataataataaaaagagggTTTTTACCCTTATTTCCTTCCTTCTCTCTAAAACACCATCACCCTCCTTTCTTCTCTACTCCGAAAATCAACATCCCACACCCATAACTCAACTTTCTTTCCTTATTCCTCAATTTCAAATCATCAAATTCTACCCTTCTCATCACCATTCCTAATctctcatttcatttttttttttcatttttccttACCACTAATCCTATATATCACCTCCAACTTCCATTTTGTTCAAGTTTTCACTTACTTTTCCATGTGGCCGAATTTTATGAAGATAGTGGTTCATTGAAGATCACAAGACACATTCATCAAGTAAGTCATTTACTCATCTCTTTGGACCACTTAGATTCTTGAATATATGTGTAAGAGGAAATTTTATTTTATGAGTTTGATGAATGTTGTAAGTTGCattgttggaattgatgattCATGGATTGTTTTTGAAGTATTAGTGTGATTTTGGGGATTAAGATTGAGAAAAAGTGGAAGGGAAGAGTGAGAATTGTTTTTGCCCACCAAGTGTTTGAAAAATTGCCTAAGTGACTGTTCTTGGTGATTTTTGCTTAATTGTAATGAGGAAGAAGTTGTGAATTAAGTTTGGTGGTATTGTTTAGTTGTTAGAGGGTTAATACATGATTAATTGGGAAGTGATGTATTGTTTGGTTGTTTGGCGGGTTGTTTCGAGTCACCATGGGACCTAAGAGAAATAGTTCAAGACCATCATCTTCAAGACCCTCATCCTCTAGGGCACCACCATTTGATGCCACAAAATTTGTAAGTAAGGAGGCGGAAGAGCGATATATTTCTCTTGTGGGGAAACCGGTGCTCAAGGAAAGAGGTATCGAATATGCTCCTCAACCTAGTTCGTGTGTCATCTTTGAGCCAATTAGAGCCAATATAGAAAGTAGGCAATGGGAAACCGTTGTGAAACAACCGAAAACTAGAATGAATATCTCTTGGGTGtatgaattttatgctaattttcCGAAGTTGAATGAGAAGGGTGAATGTTTTGTGAGAGGAAAATGGCTACCTGTGGGGAGTTATAAAGCAGTCGATGATTTTTTAAATACGAAGAGCTTTGATGAAGAGCATGATGAGTACCAACTGTTTCTACAAGATCAGCATGATTATGTTCTTATAGCGGAAACATTAGGTTGTCCAGGAGCTCGAGTTGCATACGCTCATGATGAGCCTAATGGGATGTTTTTATGGCAACTTAATCAGGAAGCTCAAGCATGGTTCTACTTTGTGGCAGCCAAATTAATCCCTACTGGTCATGTTAGCCATATGACGAATGACCAGATGCGGTTGGTATTTGCTATCATGAAGGGGATGACTATTGATGTTGGACGAATTATTCGTCAGGGTATGCGGTTTGTTCTTCGTGGCACCACTACTGGGGGATTTCTGTTTGGGTCATTTATCACAGATATGTGCGTCGTGTATGAAGTACCGAAGGAAAAAGCTGATATAACGGTGCCAGTCAAAGGGAAACTTACTCAAGCCAGAATTGTGCGTTATCCGAATGCCTCTTTAGTAGCACCAGCGGCACCTCCACGAAAACAAGGCCAACGAAGAAGGCGGGAGAGTGATGATGAGGACCTTGAAAATCAACTGGATGACAATGTTCCGGAGAATGAAGTGGGGCCAATGAATGTGGATGTTCCTTTGGTTCTTGGTGGTCCAATTGATCTTGATATGCAATACTCGCATGACATGATGCGCTATATTGTTCAACAAAACACAATAACTCATAACTATTTGGCTGCTCGGGAGGAATATAAGCATAATCAGGTTGATCAGCTAAATTTGTTGGTGCTCAGTGGACGTTGAACAGAGGACAGAATAATTATTTTGCTTATCCTCCTCCGTTTCATGGGATGCAAGACCCACCCCCACCGCCACCACCTTCTCCTTATTAGCGAGCATGGACTGTTTGTAagtttccttccttttctttgtagTTACACATTGGGGGCAATGTTTGATCCaagtttgggggagggactttacgaaagttttttttaattttaattttcattttgtAAATATGTGTTTAGAGTCAGGTTGTTGTGAGTCGTGTTTGAatcaaatcaataataaaagttaAGGATACATAATGAATGTTATGAACATAACGTTAAGAAATAAAACCACCTTGCTTCCGTGTGCTTGAATTTTCTGCTGCCATGATTGACTAATATATGAGAAAAGATTGAACGTTTTGCCATGATTGTTAAGGTCGTGTTGATTGATTGTGTTATGCATGTTAAATGGGAATTGTGGAAAGATTTGGTTGATTACTCTAGAATCTGTGTCACTTgttatttgagacgaaatcctaaatAATGTGTGCTTAAGAAGAAGATGTAGGCAATTTTGTTTGGTCCGTTTGAGCCTTTCTTGCCAACCCGAGGAAACAATATTTTGTATCTTTAGTCACCATAATTGAGCCTAGGCCTATTTGTTGTTTGAGACCCCAAAATTGTTGAAACCTAACAAAAATCTTATCAAATATCCTAACCATAATAATATCATGAGCATACAAAGATAATTTGGGATGAGGTTTTGTAATGGAAAGCATTTTGGGATTTCAAGAgaggaaaagatgaatgagagaaaatttcttcttgaaagaaaaaaagaaaaaaaaaaaactcatggaGATACACTCCCTTAAGAAAGTATATTGTATAcacaaagtttgggggagtgagctttgaaaaagaaaataatatatatatataaaaatatatatacatatgaagaaaagaaaaaaatatatatttctatcTCATTCATGTCAAGGTTGTTCAATATGGGTGTttgggatttatgtgtatatGGTTGTTTGAGAGGTTAATATTCTTATGGTATTAGTGCCTAAATGGCTTTCTTATCTACCTTACCTAAGCCATACATTGTAAGCCATTAAAGTCTTATTGATTCTTAAGCATGCGTTGTTtgcattagtggagaataatgagTAATGCAAACTTATGGAATAATATTGATTGTGGTATGActgtgagaatttgatgtgcataactATGTCAATTACTTGAGTTTTAATCATTATGGTGAATAGTTAAAGGATGTATTAGTTGATTATGGCAATAGTTGAGATTGAAATTCTGGATTGTGTTGTTGGGAAATTTCTGAAGCTTtatgtgagcatggtattcaggAAATTGAAGCTTGACTGTTATTGCTGGTTTGATTCGCGTTGTGtgagtgtgtttagtttttatttagtttgtgTTTTGAGTcgttactcgagggcgagtaattgtcaagtttgggggagtttgataagtgaattttagattcacttattaatgtcattttatatctaatgtcattgataagtgaatctaaaattcacttatcaaactcccccaaacttgactattactcgccctcgagtaacgACTCAAAAcacaaactaaataaaaactaaacacactcaCACAACGCGAATCAAACCAGCAATAACAGACAAGCTTCAATTTcctgaataccatgctcacataAAGCTTCAGAAATTTCCCAACAACACAATCCAGAATTTCAATCTCAACTATTGCCATAATCAACTAATACATCCTTTAACTATTCACCATAATGATTAAAACTCAAGTAATTGACATagttatgcacatcaaattctcacagTCATACCACAATCAATATTATTCCATAAGTTTGCATTActcattattctccactaatgtaaacaacgCATgcttaagaatcaataggactttaataACTTACAATGTATGGCTTAGGTAAGGTAGATAAGAAAGTCATTTAGGCACTAATACCATAAGCATATTAACCTCTCAAACAACCatatacacataaatcccaaACACCCATATTGAACAACCTTGACATGAATGAGATATAAATATTTCAAAGctcactcccccaaactttgtgTATACAATATACTTTCTTAAGGAAGTGTATCTCcatgaaatttttttttctttttttcttttaagaagtaactttctctcattcatcttttcctcTCTTGAAATCCCAAAATGCTTTCCATTACAAAACCTCATCCCAAATTATCTTTGTATGCTCATGATATTATTATGGTTAGGATATTTGATAAGATTTTTGTTAGGTTTCAACAATTTTGGGGTCTCGAACAACAAATAGGCCTAGGCTTAATTATGGTAACTAAAGATACAAAATATTGTTTCCTCGGGTTGGCAAGAAAGGCTCAAATGGATCAAACAAAATTGCCTACATCTTCTTCTTAAGCACACATTatttaggatttcgtctcaaataacAAGTGACACAAATTTTAGAGTAATCAACCAAATCTTTCCACAATTCCCATTTAACATGCATAACACAATCAATCAACACGAACTTAACAATCATAGCAAAACGTTCAATCTTTTCTCATATATTAGTCAATCATGGCAAGAAAGGCTCAAACGGACCAAACAAAATTGCCTACATCTTCTTCTTAAGCACACATTatttaggatttcgtctcaaataacAAGTAACACAAATTCTAGAGTAATCAACCAAATCTTTCCACAATTCCCATTTAACATGCATAACACAATCAATTAACACGAACTTAACAATCATGGAAAAACGTTCAATCTTTTCTCATATATTAGTCAATCATGGCAGCAGAAAAATCAAGCACACGGATGCAAGGTGGTTTTATTTCTTAACTTTATGTTCATAGCATTCATTATGTATCCTtaacttttattattgatttgatTCAAACACAACTCACAACAACCCGACTCTAaacacatatttacaaaattaaaaaaaaactttcgtaaagtccctcccccaaacttggatcaaacattgtccccaatgtgtaactacaaagaaaaggaaggaaactTACAAACAGTCCATGCTCGCTAATAAGGAGAAGGTGGTGGCGGTGGGGGTGGGTCTTGCATCCCATGAAACGGAGGAGGATAAGCAAAATAATTATTCTGTCCTCTGTTCAACGTCCACTGAGCACCAACAAATTTAGCTGATCAACCTGATTATGCTCATATTCCTCCCGAGCAGCCAAATAGTTATGAGTTATTGTGTTTTGTTGAACAATATAGCGCATCATGTCATGCGAGTATTGCATATCAAGATCAATTGGACCACTAAGAACCAAAGGAACATCCACATTCATTGGCCCCTCTTCATTCTCCGAAACATTGTCATCCTCCTGATTTTCAAGGTCCTCATCATCGCTCTCTCGCCTTCTTCGTTGGCCTTGTTTTTGTGGAGGTGCGACTGGTGCTACTAAAGAGGCATTCAGATAACCCACAATTCTGGCTTGAGTAAGTTTCCCTTTGACTGGCACCGTTATATCAGCTTTTTCCTTCGGTACTTCATACACGACGCACATATCTGTGATAAATGACCCAAACAGAAATCCCCCAGTAGTGGTGCCACGAAGAACAAACCGCATACCCTGACGAATAATTCGTCCAACATCAATAGTCATCCCCTTCATGATAGCAAATACCAACCGCATCTGGTCGTTCGTCATATGGCTAACATGACCAGTAGGGATTAATTTGGTTGCCACAAAGTAGAATCATGCTCGAGCTTCCTGATTAAGTTGCCATAAAAACATCCCATTAGGCTCATCATGAGCGTATGCAACTCGAGCTCCTGGACAACCTAATGTTTCCGCTATTAAGAACATAATCATGCTGATCTTGTAGAAACAGTTGGTACTCATCATGCTCTTCATCAAAGCTCTTCGTATTTAAAAAATCATCGACTGCCTTATAACTCCCCACATGTAGCCATTTTCCTCTCACAAAACATTCACCCTTCTCATTCAACTCCGgaaaattagcataaaattcataCACCCAAGAGATATTCATTCTAGTTTCTGGTTGCTTCACAACGGTTTCCCATTGCCTACTTTCTATATTGGCTCTAATTGGCTCAAAGATAACACACGAACTAGGTTGAGGAGCATATTCGATACCTCTTTCCTTGAGCACCGGTTTCCCCACAAGAGAAATATATCACTCTTCCGCCTCCTTACTTACAAATTTTGTGGCATCAAATGGTGGTGCCCTAGAGGATGATGGTCTTGAAGATGATGGTCTTGAACTATTTCTCTTAGGTGCCATGGTGACTCGGAACAACCCGCCAAACAACCAAACAATACCTCACTTCCTAATTAATCATGTATTAACCCTCTAACAACTAAACAATACCACCAAACTTAATTCACAACTTCTTCCTCATTACAATTAAGAAAAAATCACCAAGAACAGTCACTTAGGCAATTTTTCAAACACTTGGTGGGCAAAAACAATTCTCACTTTTCCCTTCCACTTCTCAATCTTAATCCCCGAAATCACACTAATATTTCAAAAACAATCCATGaatcatcaattccaacaatGCAACTTACAACATTCATCAAACTCATAAAATAAAATTTCCTCTTACACATATATTCAAGAATCTAAGTGGCCCAAAGAGATGAGTAAATGACTTACTTGATGAATGTGAGTGTCTTGTGATCTTCAATGAACCACTATCTTCATAAAATTCGGCCACATGGAAAAGTAAGTGAAAACTTGAACAAAATGGAAGTTGGAGGTGATATATAGGGTTAGTGGTaaggaaaaatgaaaaaaaaatgaaatgagagATTAGGAATGGTGATGAGAAGGGTAGAATTTGATGATTTGAAATTGAGGAATAAGGAAAGAAAGTTGAGTTATGGGTGTGGGATGTTGATTTTCGGAGTAGAGAAGAAAGGATGGTGATGGTGTTTTAGAGATAAGGAAGGAAATAAGGGTAAAAAccctctttttattattattatttttttctgttCGAAGTAGCGCTGCTGCGCCTCTAACTGTCGCTACGGCACTAAAAATGCTGATGCTCCAAAACCATTCCCCCATTTTTTTTGTGAAttagcgctgtagcactatcAACAGGCGCTGCAGTGCTTGGGACTCTCAAATAACACCCTCTCTGTAAGGGTGTGGCGCCGCAGCGCCTAATGATGGCGTTGCGGCTCTAATTTCGTCAAGAATTGCGCTGCAGCGCTATGAAAGTGGCGCTGCAGCCCCTTGAACCttaatatttgttttttttaacgaTTTTCACGGCTCataataaacttaatattttacaaaataaataaataaagtcttctaaaataaaatagaaaacaaTGGGTTGCCTCCCATTAAGCACTTAATTTATCGTCTTTAGCTAGACATTGATGAAGCTTCAGTTACTGTCTTGGAGATACATCGTCTCCACCTTCTTATGAATTTCACCAAAATAATATTTCAACCTTTGTCCATTCACTTGAAAAAGTGAACCGTCATTATTTCTTAATTCCACAGAACCAAAAGGAGAAACCTTGGTGATAACAAACGAACCAGACCATAGTGACTTTAGCTTACCGAGAAATAACCTCAAACGAGAATTGAAAAGTAAAACTTGCTGTCCCGGCACAAACTCTCGCTTTAATATCATTTGATCATGATATTTCTTTGTCCTCTCCTTGTAAATACGAGCAttttcatatgcatcattccgaAACTCCTCCATTTCATTTAGCTGCGATAACCTCTTCTCACCTGCTGCTTGGTAATCAAAATTCAGCTTCTCTATCGCCCAATAGGCCTTGTGCTCCAATTCGACTGGTAAGTGACAAGCTTTGCCAAATACTAGTCgataaggagacataccaagaGGAGTCTTGTACGCTATCCTGTAGGCCCATAAAGAGTCatcaagcttttgagaccaatcctttctattTAGATTCACTGTTTTCTCCAAGATGGACTTGATCTCTCAGTTTGATACCTCAGCTTGGCCATTAGACTGGGGGTGATAGGCCAAAGCCACCTTATGTCGAACACCATACTTCATCAAGAGTGGTTTAATAACTTTGTTGCAGAAATGTGTTCCTTCATCACTTATTATCGCTTTTGGAGTTCCAAAACGATTAAATATAAACTTCTACAGAAAAGAAGAAACCACCTTGGAATCATTTGTAGTAGTGGTTATCGCTTCGACCCACTTTGAAACATAATCAACAGCGAGTAAGATAAACAAGTTCCCGAAAGATGGTGGAAAGGgccccatgaagtcaatgccCCACACATCGAACAATTCCACCTCTAAAATCACATTCATAGGCATCTCGTTTCTTTGCGAGATATTTCCAACTCGTTGACATCTATCACAAGTCTTGAAAAAAGTGTAACAATCTTTAAAAATTGAAGGCCAATAAAAACCCGATTGCAAAACTTTCGCTGCTGTACGCGATGGCCCGAAGTGCCCACCATAAGGTGCCAAATGACACTACTCTTCTATTGATTGAGTCTTTTCCATTGGTACACAACGACAAATTATTCGATCCGTACTCATTTTGAATAGGTATGGATCATCAAAGAAGTAGTATTTAGAATCATGAATCAATTTCCTCTTTTGATGTGCATTAAAATCAGGAGGAAGCTTGCCACTAACAAGGTAATTCACGATGTCGGCATACCATGGAAGTTCTGTTGATACAGCCAGTAGTAACTCATCCGGAAATAATTCTTTGATCGCATCTTTACATTCAGCTTCTTTATTCTCTAATCGTGATAAATGATCTGCCACAAAGTTCTCTTTCCCCTTCTTATCCACAATCTCAATGTCGAACTCTTGAAGTAACAATACTCAACGTATCAATCTTGGCTTGGCCTCCTTCTTTGCAAACAAATAACGAAGTGCTGCATGGTCTGTGTATATAATAACTTTGGAACACAAAagatatggtctgaatttatcgcatgcaaacaccaccgctaatAGTTCTTTTTCAGTGGTTGAGTAATTTCGTTGAGCATCATTAAGAGTCTTGCTCGCATAATAAATTGCTCGGAAAGTCTTTTCTCTTCGCTGCCCCAAGACAGCCcctactgcataatcactagcatcgcacatAATCTCGAATGCTTGACTCCAATTTGGGACAATCATAATAGGGGCTGACACCaatttctcttttattaactCAAATGCCTTCCTACACTCTTCGTCAAAAACAAAATCAATATCTTTTTCTAGGAGATTGCATAGTGGCTTGCTGATTTTCGAGAAATCTTTGATAAACCTTCTGTAAAACC contains the following coding sequences:
- the LOC133790442 gene encoding aldehyde dehydrogenase family 3 member F1-like, translating into MESSKNLQGDLESMRVFHRSGATKEISWRKSQLKGLLSFLEDNEVDIMKALKQDLGKHYIEAFRDEIGTLIKSLNLALKSLKTWMSPQKAKLPAIALLSTAELVSEPLGLVLIFSSWNFPIGLSLEPLIGALAAGNTVVLKPSELSPTCSSLLANTMPTYLDGKAVKVIQGGSDVGEQLLKHRWDKIFFTGSPRVAQIVMTAAAKFLTPVVLELGGKCPAVFDSLSSSWDREAAVKRILVGKFGTCAGQACITIDYVLVEKKFQPILVDLMMTITRQMFGDNPQESNCMARIVNKQNFLRLKNLLADPAVKSSIVYGGKIDEQNLFIEPTILVDPPFESELMTEEIFGPLLPIITLEKIEDSIEFIKLRPKPLAIYAFTKSKTLERRLISETSSGSVTFNDAIIQYAADAIPFGGVGESGMGRYHGKFSFDTFSHEKAVVRRSFFSDFWFRYPPWNDHKLQLFRVTYNYDYLGIVLVILGLKRARKSSHCSI